The following coding sequences are from one Shewanella eurypsychrophilus window:
- the bcp gene encoding thioredoxin-dependent thiol peroxidase — protein MAIEAGQTAPDFTLNDQDNNPVKLSELQGKKVLLYFYPRASTPGCTVQAQGLRDTKAELDAHNVVVLGLSPDTPKKLTNFINKQELNFTLLADEEHEVCEKYGVWQLKKFMGRENMGVVRTSFLIDESGNLEHVFNKFKTKDHHEVVLDYLNSK, from the coding sequence ATGGCAATCGAAGCCGGACAAACTGCACCAGATTTCACCCTAAATGACCAAGATAATAACCCAGTGAAGCTATCTGAGCTTCAAGGAAAGAAGGTCCTGCTCTACTTCTACCCACGCGCTTCAACGCCAGGCTGCACAGTTCAGGCTCAAGGGTTGCGTGACACTAAAGCTGAGTTAGATGCTCACAACGTGGTTGTTCTTGGTTTAAGCCCAGACACCCCGAAAAAGCTGACGAACTTTATCAACAAGCAAGAGCTGAACTTCACTCTGCTAGCCGATGAAGAGCACGAAGTGTGTGAGAAGTACGGTGTCTGGCAACTCAAAAAGTTCATGGGCCGTGAAAACATGGGCGTTGTAAGAACAAGCTTTCTGATTGATGAGTCTGGCAACCTTGAGCATGTGTTTAACAAGTTCAAAACCAAAGACCACCATGAAGTTGTATTGGACTACCTAAACAGCAAATAA
- a CDS encoding tyrosine-type recombinase/integrase has product MIKLPKYNIGQQDALLSAQNHVGSYTNYLKDVLEPAIKSGEWDDFEALDLGFSVTGESLGKIGDNNAWCQLQPFFESNATKTDTLDFFLDGKVMERNLTNQLKALALSMMWLSPKDYSFGSIVSAIAGLKKVATVLLNEGHNSFEVLNFELLEALVLGDVTDLDFERQSTYSLLNKLYVEATRLPFNVSLNKTLSASDFGLAIKESEQYTVIPQRLYYLGLQQSEALVKELYPIRDELSKLSNYIATYFDKTYIGYANYLVSDEAKLKNGVLQWYISSANKSQVEKKIAFQAAFLALNNPSQESILELLKKHKPSFRNEYIDKFHPEQTLRVGNRKITGLVKAQSLFKQLNGGCLWALMSRTGMRSDETFHLHTANGCTIETISGQTIHVIHADLSKTTKGSQSKQDEFVTTEVGKKAYEILQALHSPLRQRHPDSQAFFHKTKEDCGAVKKQQLGKHLTDWFEGALGENLALTNDDVIDLKVSDPNLSFNVGDDYNFSGHQLRRSFAYYLIGFELCAFPQLKQQFSHVSMAMTRHYAKNASKFQKIRKQKKSLAHAIDEERIDQKAQVYLNIYKKLANKERVAGGKGKEFAKNMMKAERNLFKDKVDNDMLSVNYWKKQIRDQKRHIHAVAPGVYCTSTGCSLRTQVNLLECVDCKNDYIVDAVFAEAKRKEAEIHMLWDIEHDELTPQTASEVYIKITAAERIMKDLDISYEPVVIPQEVQDLLIPCGVTA; this is encoded by the coding sequence ATGATAAAGCTACCTAAGTACAACATTGGCCAACAAGATGCCCTGTTAAGCGCACAAAATCACGTTGGAAGCTACACAAATTACCTGAAGGATGTGTTAGAGCCTGCTATTAAATCGGGCGAGTGGGATGATTTTGAAGCGCTAGATCTTGGTTTTAGCGTCACAGGTGAGTCACTGGGTAAAATTGGGGACAACAACGCTTGGTGTCAGCTCCAACCGTTCTTTGAGTCTAATGCTACCAAAACGGATACTCTAGATTTCTTTCTAGACGGAAAGGTGATGGAGCGCAACCTGACAAACCAATTGAAGGCATTGGCATTGAGTATGATGTGGCTCTCACCCAAAGATTATTCTTTTGGGAGCATTGTGTCTGCTATCGCTGGGTTAAAGAAAGTCGCCACAGTTCTACTGAATGAAGGTCACAATAGCTTTGAGGTATTAAATTTTGAGCTGTTAGAGGCTTTGGTATTAGGTGATGTTACCGATTTGGACTTCGAACGACAAAGTACCTATTCACTACTTAACAAACTGTACGTTGAGGCAACACGACTTCCGTTTAATGTTAGCCTTAACAAAACGTTATCTGCCTCAGATTTTGGTTTAGCCATTAAAGAGAGCGAGCAGTACACGGTTATCCCGCAGCGACTATACTATTTGGGACTTCAACAATCAGAAGCATTAGTGAAAGAGCTGTACCCCATTCGTGACGAACTGAGCAAACTATCTAATTACATTGCCACCTACTTTGATAAAACCTATATAGGATATGCAAACTACCTTGTCAGCGATGAGGCAAAGCTGAAAAATGGCGTGCTTCAGTGGTATATATCTTCAGCAAATAAAAGTCAGGTGGAAAAGAAAATAGCCTTTCAAGCTGCTTTTCTTGCACTCAATAACCCGTCACAAGAATCGATCCTTGAACTGCTCAAAAAGCACAAACCTTCGTTCAGGAATGAATACATCGACAAATTCCACCCTGAGCAAACATTGAGGGTTGGCAACAGGAAGATAACCGGACTTGTAAAGGCGCAATCATTATTTAAACAACTCAATGGTGGTTGCCTCTGGGCGTTAATGTCCCGCACAGGCATGCGCTCTGATGAAACCTTTCACCTACATACTGCAAATGGGTGCACAATAGAGACCATATCAGGGCAAACCATTCACGTTATTCATGCAGACCTCTCAAAAACCACCAAAGGCTCTCAGTCAAAACAGGATGAGTTTGTCACTACAGAGGTCGGCAAAAAGGCTTACGAGATACTGCAAGCGCTACATTCGCCACTTAGACAGCGTCACCCTGATAGCCAAGCATTTTTTCACAAGACAAAAGAGGACTGTGGTGCAGTTAAGAAACAACAATTAGGAAAGCATCTAACGGATTGGTTTGAAGGCGCACTAGGGGAAAATCTTGCCCTAACCAATGATGATGTGATTGATTTGAAAGTTTCCGACCCTAACCTTTCGTTTAATGTGGGAGATGACTATAACTTCTCAGGACATCAGCTGCGTCGCTCGTTTGCCTACTATCTAATCGGCTTCGAGCTTTGTGCGTTCCCCCAACTCAAGCAGCAGTTCAGCCATGTATCGATGGCGATGACACGCCATTACGCTAAGAATGCCAGTAAATTCCAGAAAATAAGAAAGCAAAAGAAAAGCTTGGCTCACGCCATTGATGAAGAAAGGATTGATCAAAAAGCGCAGGTGTACCTCAACATCTACAAGAAGCTAGCAAACAAAGAGCGTGTCGCTGGCGGCAAGGGCAAAGAGTTTGCCAAAAACATGATGAAGGCTGAGCGTAACCTGTTTAAAGATAAGGTCGATAACGACATGCTCTCGGTCAACTACTGGAAAAAGCAAATCCGAGATCAAAAGCGCCACATCCACGCCGTCGCCCCTGGCGTTTACTGCACTTCAACAGGTTGTAGCCTACGTACACAAGTAAACCTATTAGAATGTGTAGACTGTAAGAACGACTATATTGTCGATGCCGTTTTTGCCGAAGCTAAGCGCAAGGAAGCTGAAATTCATATGCTATGGGACATTGAGCATGATGAATTAACGCCTCAAACAGCGTCAGAAGTGTATATCAAAATCACGGCTGCTGAACGCATTATGAAAGACCTAGATATCAGCTATGAACCCGTTGTAATACCTCAAGAAGTTCAAGACCTGCTGATACCCTGCGGAGTGACTGCGTAA
- a CDS encoding recombinase family protein, whose product MIGYIRVSDSKRADGESQREAIKAYAAKRGIQISDWIEEHVSATKTELSERKLSSLIISQQSIIVSDITRLGRHKVMELVGAIGQIASYGELHLAYNDTIINSENVDNAEIIFTVIGQSFASAVEAQKRSERAKAGHAKRKAKGLSSGRQKGQKVKSRLDEHTAFILNLLDTKTSKAEILRKLNERGVSITRSRFYSWLEDRGLHNKKAEFQTDMFQA is encoded by the coding sequence ATGATTGGCTACATTCGAGTATCAGATTCAAAAAGAGCCGATGGCGAATCACAAAGAGAAGCTATCAAGGCGTACGCCGCTAAACGTGGCATACAAATATCGGATTGGATAGAAGAACATGTGTCTGCCACCAAGACAGAACTTAGTGAGCGGAAGTTATCTTCCCTCATTATCTCTCAACAAAGCATCATTGTATCGGATATCACACGGCTGGGTCGCCACAAGGTTATGGAGTTGGTCGGCGCTATCGGCCAGATAGCCTCATACGGTGAGCTGCATTTGGCATACAACGACACCATCATTAATTCTGAGAACGTTGATAATGCTGAAATCATTTTTACAGTTATTGGGCAGTCTTTTGCCAGCGCTGTAGAGGCTCAGAAACGCTCTGAACGAGCCAAAGCCGGTCACGCTAAACGAAAGGCCAAAGGGCTATCATCTGGCCGTCAGAAAGGACAGAAGGTTAAGTCCAGGCTTGATGAGCATACGGCGTTTATATTGAACCTCCTCGACACCAAGACCTCCAAAGCTGAAATCCTAAGAAAACTAAACGAACGCGGTGTTTCGATTACTAGAAGTAGATTTTACTCGTGGTTGGAAGACCGTGGACTTCATAATAAGAAGGCTGAATTCCAGACCGATATGTTCCAAGCATAA
- a CDS encoding bacterioferritin comigratory protein, with amino-acid sequence MTQATKNKLINALERLLEGKPENRELRKKAREGKLKINNSTVEKEAGLSVGALRRHEDVQIMVKNKSLEARAAHDGSSTSPVEVLQTEVKKLKSERTQANKKKKEYLDLSRSHEKALARQAANHIKMVQELMEMLHESEREKAMDKVTKARPDNLIKGDFR; translated from the coding sequence ATGACACAAGCAACTAAGAATAAGCTCATAAATGCCCTAGAGCGCCTGTTAGAGGGTAAACCAGAAAACCGAGAACTAAGGAAGAAAGCCCGAGAAGGTAAGCTAAAAATCAACAATAGTACCGTTGAGAAAGAAGCTGGACTTTCTGTGGGTGCACTTCGCAGGCATGAAGACGTTCAAATAATGGTGAAGAATAAGTCACTTGAAGCTCGTGCAGCACATGACGGCTCAAGTACATCACCTGTTGAAGTTTTACAAACAGAAGTTAAAAAACTTAAAAGCGAAAGAACTCAAGCCAATAAGAAAAAAAAGGAATACTTAGACCTCTCAAGAAGCCATGAGAAAGCGTTAGCTAGACAAGCAGCCAACCATATAAAAATGGTTCAGGAACTCATGGAGATGCTGCATGAAAGTGAGCGAGAGAAGGCAATGGATAAGGTCACCAAAGCAAGGCCTGATAACCTTATCAAAGGCGATTTTAGATAA
- a CDS encoding tyrosine-type recombinase/integrase: MIRTHDEKHSNIYDDYQLLSIEVDTLAKLQVSESINTDSGEVTYTPYLSPSKLQSYSKKTDIIIAPDGSVVYPQSLYLVSKLRGKGAVKDTDSIAKGLLAYTRYLDSTHYPRFDDEGNEIPTEYLTYKSLTKYEEEGAPWCFAKHLLANCRAKQNSTGDEAYSLATARSYMGAVISFYKWMYRHGYLKNDDEHVLTHFTTVEIYEGINQHDMLAHTQSGSKRVYEMSNIMKMFPKNDKTPADKKLKPMTFEQKALFNQHIDTLPKPISLMLRLCEESGLRVEEATHFPAHNIGNKDFSELDVVPVHITRTKGSKPRIVEIPIELYEELEQYKESKQRQKHLVKRKELIDSKEEVDCTDYLFVSNKGRPYTENTVEVHFGVLRRLIQTIEPTWYYRVHDLRSTFATHWLWSESQKRHVAYDFLMDELAELMGHASTSTTEKYIKFMNKFDEQLRVAESKNNKINKGW, from the coding sequence GTGATAAGAACACATGATGAAAAACATTCTAATATTTATGATGACTACCAACTGCTTTCAATAGAGGTTGATACATTAGCAAAACTCCAAGTTTCAGAGAGCATAAATACTGACTCTGGAGAGGTGACTTATACACCCTACCTTTCTCCTTCCAAACTTCAATCATACTCCAAGAAAACAGATATTATCATTGCGCCTGATGGGAGTGTTGTTTACCCACAATCTCTTTACCTAGTCTCTAAGTTACGTGGTAAGGGAGCCGTTAAGGACACCGACTCAATTGCAAAGGGGTTACTGGCTTATACTCGCTACTTAGATTCTACACATTACCCTCGATTTGATGACGAAGGTAACGAAATACCAACTGAGTATTTAACGTATAAGTCTCTAACGAAGTATGAAGAAGAAGGTGCACCTTGGTGCTTTGCTAAACATCTTTTAGCAAACTGTCGTGCTAAACAAAATTCAACAGGTGATGAAGCATACTCTCTTGCCACTGCAAGAAGCTATATGGGGGCCGTTATTAGCTTCTACAAGTGGATGTACAGACATGGTTACCTCAAAAATGATGATGAACATGTATTAACGCATTTCACTACCGTTGAGATTTATGAAGGCATTAATCAACACGATATGCTTGCTCATACTCAATCTGGTTCAAAACGTGTTTATGAAATGTCAAACATCATGAAGATGTTTCCAAAGAATGATAAAACGCCTGCTGATAAAAAATTAAAACCTATGACGTTCGAACAGAAAGCGTTGTTCAACCAGCATATAGATACTTTGCCAAAGCCTATCTCCCTAATGCTAAGGTTGTGTGAGGAGTCAGGACTTAGGGTTGAAGAAGCCACTCATTTCCCAGCACACAACATTGGTAACAAGGATTTTAGTGAATTAGACGTTGTACCCGTTCACATTACACGCACCAAGGGCAGTAAGCCCCGTATTGTTGAAATCCCTATCGAGCTTTACGAAGAATTAGAGCAATACAAAGAAAGTAAACAACGACAAAAGCACCTAGTTAAACGCAAAGAGCTGATTGATTCTAAAGAAGAGGTGGATTGCACTGATTACCTTTTTGTTTCCAATAAAGGACGCCCGTATACAGAAAACACTGTGGAAGTCCATTTTGGAGTATTGAGAAGGCTAATCCAAACGATAGAACCTACTTGGTACTACCGAGTTCATGATTTGCGTTCAACCTTTGCGACTCATTGGCTTTGGAGTGAATCTCAAAAGCGACATGTTGCCTATGACTTCCTGATGGATGAGTTGGCGGAACTTATGGGGCATGCAAGCACTTCAACGACGGAAAAGTATATTAAGTTCATGAATAAGTTTGATGAGCAGTTACGGGTTGCAGAGAGCAAAAACAACAAGATTAATAAGGGGTGGTAG